From a region of the Zingiber officinale cultivar Zhangliang chromosome 10B, Zo_v1.1, whole genome shotgun sequence genome:
- the LOC122028628 gene encoding G-type lectin S-receptor-like serine/threonine-protein kinase At2g19130, translated as MMFPRIRCIFPLLPLLFNLCSAAHTIFANSSLSGKQIITSSGGNFVLGFFAPGNSDRYYVGIWYGKIPKLTSVWVANRETPVADPSTSVFKISTDGNLVLLDSSNALVWSTDANTTTNSTVAMLLDSGNLQLCDASNPSRVVWQSMDHPTDTWLPGGRLGLNKLTGVSQRLTAWKNNDDPTPGIFNLELDPNGTSQYFIIWNSTYSYWTSGTWNGQLQIFSLVPEMRSNYNYDFQYFNNSVENYFNYSTKSSAIISGFVMDVDGRIKQLTWLDDKQLWTLFWQKPDKPCMVHSLCGAFGSCNENAMPICQCVKGFRVRSQSDWDLGDQSGGCTRNTPLQCVDRARLSNSQRDKFLAMDNMRLPVNSQTLNGIGRDEDCKLACLNNCSCTAYSFSGSRCSVWHGELFNLQDQFDESGASTLQLRLAASELSNPKSNKTLVTWAVASAAAAVVASLALILFVTWRRRRSRLMGASKAVGSGIVPFRYSELRHATKNFSHRLGGGGFGSVFKGSFPNSTAIAVKRLEALRQGEKQFRTEVGTIGTIQHVNLVRLIGFCSEGANRLLVYEFMPKGSLDTHLFSASAIVLNWKTRYQIAVGTARGLTYLHEQCRDCIIHCDIKPENILLDDSLTPKLSDFGLAKLMGRDFSRVLTTMRGTRGYLAPEMITGLPITAKADVYSYGMMLFEIVSGRRNLEEKTEEGNTAGFFPTLVFSKLMEKNIGSLLDQRLEGDSDLEELNRVCKLACWCVQDNEICRPTMRQVLQVLEGFLEVSMPPIPRSLQLLTETPENINFFYQNLSANQGSQSSSDTPSGWQIRSSSTNNSSA; from the coding sequence ATGATGTTTCCAAGAATTAGATgcatttttcctcttcttcctctcctcttcaaTCTGTGCTCTGCAGCTCACACCATCTTCGCCAACAGCTCTCTTTCGGGGAAGCAAATCATCACCTCCTCCGGCGGTAACTTCGTGCTGGGTTTCTTCGCGCCGGGCAACTCAGATCGATACTACGTCGGCATATGGTACGGCAAGATTCCCAAGCTCACCTCTGTGTGGGTCGCCAACCGGGAGACCCCCGTAGCCGACCCGTCCACTTCTGTGTTCAAAATCTCAACCGACGGCAACCTCGTCCTCCTCGACTCTTCCAACGCCCTCGTCTGGTCCACCGACGCCAACACCACCACCAATTCCACCGTCGCCATGCTCCTCGACTCAGGAAATCTCCAGCTGTGCGACGCCTCCAATCCCTCTCGGGTAGTGTGGCAGAGCATGGACCACCCCACCGACACCTGGCTCCCCGGCGGCAGACTCGGGCTGAACAAGCTCACCGGCGTGAGCCAACGCCTGACGGCCTGGAAGAACAACGACGACCCTACGCCCGGGATCTTCAACCTGGAATTGGATCCCAACGGGACCAGCCAATACTTCATAATATGGAACTCAACCTACTCGTACTGGACCAGCGGGACTTGGAACGGGCAGTTGCAGATCTTTAGCCTTGTTCCGGAGATGAGGTCGAATTATAACTACGACTTCCAATATTTCAACAACTCTGTGGAGAACTACTTCAACTACTCGACGAAGTCCTCCGCAATCATCTCCGGGTTCGTGATGGATGTCGATGGCCGGATCAAGCAGTTGACGTGGCTGGATGACAAGCAGTTGTGGACCCTCTTCTGGCAGAAGCCGGATAAGCCGTGCATGGTTCACTCTCTATGCGGAGCTTTCGGCAGCTGCAATGAGAACGCCATGCCCATCTGCCAGTGCGTCAAGGGCTTCCGCGTCAGGAGCCAGAGCGACTGGGACTTGGGCGACCAGAGCGGAGGCTGCACCCGGAACACGCCGCTGCAGTGCGTCGATCGAGCCCGCTTGTCCAACTCTCAGAGGGACAAGTTCCTCGCCATGGACAACATGAGGCTGCCGGTGAACAGTCAGACTTTGAACGGCATCGGACGCGACGAGGATTGCAAATTGGCCTGCTTGAACAATTGCTCTTGCACGGCCTACTCCTTCTCCGGCAGCAGGTGCTCTGTTTGGCACGGCGAGCTGTTCAATCTCCAGGATCAGTTCGACGAATCGGGCGCCAGCACGCTTCAACTTCGTCTGGCCGCCTCGGAGCTGTCGAACCCCAAGAGCAACAAGACGCTCGTAACTTGGGCCGTTGCCAGTGCCGCCGCCGCAGTCGTGGCTTCTTTGGCTCTCATTTTGTTCGTGACGTGGCGCCGACGGAGGTCGAGGTTGATGGGAGCATCCAAAGCCGTGGGCAGCGGGATCGTTCCGTTCCGGTACAGCGAGTTGCGACACGCGACTAAGAATTTCTCGCACAGGCTCGGCGGCGGCGGTTTCGGGTCGGTGTTCAAAGGCTCATTTCCGAACTCGACCGCCATCGCGGTGAAGAGGCTTGAGGCGCTTCGCCAGGGGGAGAAGCAATTCCGCACCGAAGTGGGCACCATTGGCACGATCCAGCACGTCAACCTGGTTCGCCTCATCGGCTTCTGCTCGGAGGGAGCTAACAGGTTGCTCGTCTACGAGTTCATGCCTAAAGGCTCACTAGACACTCATCTCTTCAGCGCCTCTGCCATCGTTTTGAACTGGAAGACGAGGTACCAAATCGCGGTCGGAACCGCAAGAGGATTAACCTATCTCCACGAGCAATGCAGGGACTGCATCATCCACTGCGACATTAAGCCGGAGAACATTCTGTTAGACGATTCCTTGACTCCCAAACTGTCGGACTTCGGCCTGGCGAAGCTTATGGGGCGAGACTTTAGCCGGGTCCTGACTACGATGAGAGGGACAAGAGGCTACCTCGCGCCGGAAATGATTACCGGCTTGCCGATCACGGCCAAGGCCGACGTGTACAGCTACGGAATGATGCTGTTCGAGATTGTGTCGGGGAGGAGGAACCTGGAGGAGAAGACGGAGGAAGGCAACACTGCAGGGTTCTTCCCAACTCTGGTGTTCAGCAAACTCATGGAGAAGAACATAGGGAGCTTGCTGGATCAAAGATTGGAAGGTGATTCGGATTTGGAGGAACTGAACAGAGTATGTAAACTTGCTTGTTGGTGCGTCCAAGACAACGAGATTTGCCGGCCGACGATGCGGCAGGTGCTTCAAGTTTTGGAAGGCTTTCTTGAAGTCTCCATGCCGCCAATTCCACGATCTCTCCAACTTCTTACTGAAACGCCGGAGAACATAAATTTTTTCTATCAAAATCTCTCCGCGAATCAAGGTTCGCAGAGCAGCAGTGACACCCCCAGCGGCTGGCAGATCAGAAGCAGTTCGACGAACAATTCCAGTGCATGA